The Myroides fluvii region AGTTCCTGCCGAAGCAACGTTGAACCCTCTAGCCCCCCATTTAATATCAAAAGTTGTACCTGAACTAAGCCAAGTTAAATTGACAGTAGTAGCAGTTAGATTTTCAATACCCAACTGAGTGGGTGGAAAACATGTCGGGGTAATCTCTCCTGATAAAGCAAAAATATTTAAAAACCCACTAGTTGAACTTGTCTTAACAATATCTACTTTTTGGACTATTTTGTTTTGATTGGCTACATCTATAGCAATAGCAACCTGGAACAATTTAGGATTTGTAGTATTGTTATCTGGATTTTCTGATCCAGTACGCGGTACTCTCCCAATTCCTCGAATGGCAACAGGAGGTGTTCCAGTTTGATACCAATCGGGTACCGATTGTGAGGTAAACGTTTGCGTTGTTGTGTCCGTAAACGTAATGGTTCCCGTAAACGAAGAAGTTGCGCTACCTGAAGTTACTAAAACATATAGTTTACTCAAATTAGGCGCAGCTTGAACAGCCAAAGAGCCCGTTCCGTTATTGGCATTAATTTTTAATGCATTATTCTGGTTGTAAGCAGCCAGTTGAAACGTCAATCCAGGGGTTTCTGTTGCAATGGTGGTAATCAATCCATTAGCGGGTAGACCCACTGTCGCGCCTGGGTAATTAATACTCATAAACGCATTGTTAGCACCACCGCTTGTTGCATCAACGGCTGCGGTACTATGGGTAGACGCCGGTCTATCCTCTGCAATAACATCTTCATTAAATCCAGATGTAACAACTAAAGGCGTATAATTTTGTCCTCTAGTGAATTGTCCAGATAATAACATGAAGATTAAAAAGAACTGTAAAAGTAGTTTTTTATTCATAATCATTTGTTTGGTTCGTTCGTTCGGTTCGTTTAATCAAATAATGGGTTTCATCCTGTTGTGTTATTGATACCCTTTGTTAATAATGTTAAATAATTCTTACAGTATTCAGCAAATTAAGCCCTTATATTGTCGTTCTTATTTTGTTTTATTCTATCATAGTTGCCAATATAGTAATTATAATAAAATTACATCATTATTTATGCAAATATTTAAAATAAACAACAAAATGAATTTAATAAAAAAAATAACAAGTAGCACTTATGTTAATAAAAATAAAAATAGCTTCTTGTAGCATAATGGAGGTCCTTTAAAAACTGCGTTTTGTCCATCATCTACAGCTTTTGTTTACTAATTCCCCCTCCTTTTTTAATTTACATTTGCAAGAAAAAACAATGATATCAAATAGCGTTAGAAGAATGTTAGACTTTTTAGGTATAGCGCCGATAAAAGTACCTCCAGCAGAAGTAGTCGATGTTGATATCCTATCCCCTTCTGTTAAAAAAATCAGACTTAAAGGCCCGTTTGAAAAACTACATTGTGACAGCGGCTCTTATGTTAGTTTTAAACTGAATCATGTACAGATTAGGACGTATACGGTAGCGACATTAGATAAAGAAAAAGGCTATTTGGAATTTATTGTTTACGGGCACAAATACAAGGGCAGTGGACAAGTATTTATGAATCAACTGAGCATCGGTGATAAAATAAGTATGAATAGTTTACGCGCCAATAGCAATTATTTAGATTTACCTTCCACTGCCTTTGTTTTTTTTGGCGATGAAACCTCTTTGGGCCTAGGACTATCGTTATTGCAAAAATGGAAAAAAAGGAATGTTACCTTTCTCTTTCTTTTTGAGTTAGATGAAGAAAATAAAGCACTCCCCGAAAAACTCGGATTTGAGCATGCCGTGATTTATCCTAAAAACAAAGTATTTCGAAATGAAAAAATAATTGGAGCACTTGAGCCTATTGAATCGATGCAGTGGAAAGATGCTGTTTTTCTATTGACAGGTAATGCAAAATCCATACAGATTTTTAGAAAAGTAATTAAAGATAAAACAACGAGTAAAGTCTATACCCGTGGTTATTGGATTGAAGGCATCGAAGGTCTATAAAAAAGGTAGCAAGGAGTATTCTCCTTGCTACCTGTATTTATTGTGCTAATACCATTTTTAAGATGGGATATGCTTTTCCCTGGCCATCTAGCTCAGTTCTACTTTCTATTTTGAATCCAAGGTGCTCATAAAAACCAACTGCTTGCTCATTTTGTTCATTAACATCTACTTGATTGGCTCCCTTTTGCTCTATGGCGTATTCAAGGAGTTTTTTACCAATGCCCTTTCCTCGGATTGTAGCTGCGATAAACAACATTTCGATTGTGTTGTCTGCTAAACCCAGAAAACCAACTAAAATTCCATTCTCTTCATATCCCCAAAGAGAAACAAAGGAAAAATAAGTCGGTAGATTCTCTTTGTAATAAGCAAAGTCCTCTGCTTTCAGAAAATCATGTGTAGCCAAAACAGCACTTTCCCAAATGGCTAATAAACCAGGATAGTCCGCAGTTTCAATTTGTCTTATCATATCTATTTTATGTTAGAAGTGCAAAGTTAGGTACTTATCCACCTAAAATACGGAGCTTAGGTAAAAAATGCGCTTACCAACAATAGATAAAAAGGTTTAAACAAAGAACAAAAGGCACAAAAATGAATCGAGCGATCCATAAGTAGGTATCGCTCGATTCGGGTAATGATAAGAAAAATTAACCCAGTGCCACTTGTGATGTGGTTGCATAATCCTTAGTAAATACACAGTTGGTTGTTGAATACACAGAGAACATACATTTGTTACAATGGATGCACAATCCTGTTTTATAGGGATGGGTTCTCATTTTTTGGATGATATCAGGTTCACGCAATAGTGCCCTTCCCATCGCAACTAAAGAGAATCCTTCCTGTTTCGCTATTGCAATATGCTCAAAGTTATTGATTCCCCCGAGCAAAATTAATTTAGCCTTTTTAACTACAGTTTGAAACTGACGAGCGGATTCGAGCATATAGAGGTCTTTATATGGATATTCACCTAAAATTTTTCTTCCGAACCACTTGACCCCTAGCTTCATAATTCCTTTTTGCGTAGCGGCCATTCCGTCAATATCTGTTTCGCCTCTAAATAAGTACATTTGATTGGAAACAGAAGACCCCATCGTTAATTCAAACGCGTCAACTGCACCTGTTTCATCTAATATTCTAGCCGTTTCCGTAGATTCATCCAACCATATGGATCCTTTAATGCCATCATCCATAGAGAGTTTCACTATAATAGCCAACCGGTCTTGAATACGTTCTTTTACTGCTAATAAAATCTCCTTGGCAAATCGGGTTCTATTTGTAATTGATCCTCCGTATTGGTCGGTTCTTTTATTCAACCAGGGACTGAAAAATGAAGAGACGAGATACAAGTGACCAAAATGGAGTTCAATCGCGTCAAAGCCTGCTTCCACAGCTACTTCTGCCGCATCCGCAAATTGCACTTTAATTTGTTCTATTTCTTTTAGTGTAATAGCCCTACAGGTTTGCAAACTCGTCAAATTAAAAAAACGCGAAGGAGCAATAGGCCGCACACCTGTAATTTTCTTTGTTGCAACAGGTCCTGCATGTCCTAATTGTGCAGAGGCTTTTCCTCCTGCTTCATGCATCGCCTCAGTGAATTTTTTCAATCCGCCCATATTCTCCTTCACCATCAAAATCTCACCTGGGGCAGCAAATCCCTCTTTAGAAATTGCACAATAAGCTAAGGTAGTCATCCCAATTCCACCTTCGATAAATCCGCGGTGGAAGTCAATTAAAGCTTGTGTTACTTTTCCCTCCGGACTTCGCCCTTCACTTGTTGCAGCTTTAATGATCGGATTTCGCAATACAATTGGCCCCAACTGAACGGGTTGAAAAATAGTTTCTACGGTTAAATTATTATCTTTTCTATCCATCATTTTACTTATTTGTTCAACTTAATTGCTATAGCAATACCCAAAACTCAAACTTGTATAGTAAAGATAATCAATAACTTATTCTAACCCCATAGGAAAATCACGCCTATTGTTGTTAAAAACACCTATAGATGTGAATCTCTGTATTCTTTTGGTGACATTCCTTCAATTAGCTTGAAAGATCTAGAAAAAGAAGACAAGGAATCATAGGACAATGCATAGGCTATTTCAGTAATATCTAGATCACTCGTAGCTAAAAGAGACTTAGCCTGATTCATGCGCAATTCAACCAAAATTTCTTTCGCTGTTTTGCCGGTTATACTCTTTAATGTTTCAGAAAGATATTTAACCGATACAGCCAATTGATCGGCATAAAAATCAAGTTTAGTTTCATTTTTATAAGCGTCTCTTGCCAAAATCATAAACTGTAAAGCAAGGTATTCTGCACGGTTGTAGTTTTGAAAAGAAGTCTTGTCTTGCTTACTGCCGATATCGATTAACTCTAAAACTAATTCGGTAAAAGTCAAGTTAAACAAATGATCCGCAAATAAATGATGTCCGAAAGCCTCTTCTCTGCGTTTTAGCTTTCGAATTAGTTCTGCTATGGTCTGCTGTTCCGTCGGAGACAAATCCCAAATAGGAAGATATTGGTATTCAAAATGGGCGAAAGTCTTATAAAAATTATTTAACGTTGTTATTTCCTTCAAATAATCTAAGGTATACTTTACTCCTATTACTTGACAATCATCACTAACATAGGAAGGTTTTTCTGCCCTAGCAGGCGTATTGATTACAATATGTCCCTTTGTAACAAGGAGCGCTTCATTTCCTTGATGAAATTGCAGATGTCCCGCTTTAATAAAGAGAATAGAGAAATATCCTTCTTCTATTAATACATCGGGTTGTTTATGGGGTTGAAAAACAGAAATCCCTTTCATATCGCCTTAATTTTATGTATTTTGAGCCTAACT contains the following coding sequences:
- a CDS encoding helix-turn-helix domain-containing protein, which encodes MKGISVFQPHKQPDVLIEEGYFSILFIKAGHLQFHQGNEALLVTKGHIVINTPARAEKPSYVSDDCQVIGVKYTLDYLKEITTLNNFYKTFAHFEYQYLPIWDLSPTEQQTIAELIRKLKRREEAFGHHLFADHLFNLTFTELVLELIDIGSKQDKTSFQNYNRAEYLALQFMILARDAYKNETKLDFYADQLAVSVKYLSETLKSITGKTAKEILVELRMNQAKSLLATSDLDITEIAYALSYDSLSSFSRSFKLIEGMSPKEYRDSHL
- a CDS encoding FAD-binding oxidoreductase, which translates into the protein MISNSVRRMLDFLGIAPIKVPPAEVVDVDILSPSVKKIRLKGPFEKLHCDSGSYVSFKLNHVQIRTYTVATLDKEKGYLEFIVYGHKYKGSGQVFMNQLSIGDKISMNSLRANSNYLDLPSTAFVFFGDETSLGLGLSLLQKWKKRNVTFLFLFELDEENKALPEKLGFEHAVIYPKNKVFRNEKIIGALEPIESMQWKDAVFLLTGNAKSIQIFRKVIKDKTTSKVYTRGYWIEGIEGL
- a CDS encoding NADH:flavin oxidoreductase, with product MMDRKDNNLTVETIFQPVQLGPIVLRNPIIKAATSEGRSPEGKVTQALIDFHRGFIEGGIGMTTLAYCAISKEGFAAPGEILMVKENMGGLKKFTEAMHEAGGKASAQLGHAGPVATKKITGVRPIAPSRFFNLTSLQTCRAITLKEIEQIKVQFADAAEVAVEAGFDAIELHFGHLYLVSSFFSPWLNKRTDQYGGSITNRTRFAKEILLAVKERIQDRLAIIVKLSMDDGIKGSIWLDESTETARILDETGAVDAFELTMGSSVSNQMYLFRGETDIDGMAATQKGIMKLGVKWFGRKILGEYPYKDLYMLESARQFQTVVKKAKLILLGGINNFEHIAIAKQEGFSLVAMGRALLREPDIIQKMRTHPYKTGLCIHCNKCMFSVYSTTNCVFTKDYATTSQVALG
- a CDS encoding GNAT family N-acetyltransferase; translated protein: MIRQIETADYPGLLAIWESAVLATHDFLKAEDFAYYKENLPTYFSFVSLWGYEENGILVGFLGLADNTIEMLFIAATIRGKGIGKKLLEYAIEQKGANQVDVNEQNEQAVGFYEHLGFKIESRTELDGQGKAYPILKMVLAQ